The Maledivibacter sp. sequence AAGTATGGAAAGCAGGGGAGCTATATAAACATGATGAAATTGATGTAATAATGAGTTTGGATGGGAAGATTCTCAAAGAAGATGAAAAGATAGTATTTGGATTGAAATCCAAAACTATATTTAGAGGTGGCAAATCCCTTTTATTAGTTGTACCAAAGGAGATTAACGAATGGAACAAATTATATAAATGCTGTAACAAGCAGCAATTAAGGAATCTTGGGGATGAGATAAATGTTCAATAAAAATGATAAGGGGCAAAATGTATTTTGTGGAGGTAAACAGGACTGGGAGCTAGCTATAAGGGCTGCAAAACTATGTGAAAGCTATAAACCTGATGTGGAAGAAGAACTGATAACAGATGATGAAAGGTCTTGCTATGATTGCCGCTATAGGCGGTGGACAGCAAGCTCCTTTATTTGCTGTAAGCCTCAATGAGTAGATTAAGCATTAGGAAAGTAGGGAAGTCAATGTATGATATTGCAATTGTTGGGGCTGGTGTTATAGGAGCATTTATTGCAAGGGAGCTATCAAGATATGACCTAAGGGTTGTATTAATTGAAAAGGATGGAGATGTTGCCAATGGCATCACTAAAGCTAACACGGCTATTATTCACAGTGGATATAATCCTAGGGTAGGAACCCTAAAGGCTAGATTAAACCGAATGGCCAATCCGATGTTTGAAAGGTTATGTGAGGATTTAGATGTTCCTTTTAAAAGGATTGGATCATTATTGATAGCATTTGATGATGAGGGAATGGAAAAAGTCATTGACCGCTATGAAAGGGGATTAATAAATAATATTAAGGATATACGCATATTAAGTAAAGATCAGATACTTGAGCTTGAACCACTAATAAGCACAAATGTTATTGGGGGATTGTACGCACCAAGTACAGGTATAATTGGGCCCTGGGAATTAACCATTGCATTGGTTGAAAATGCAGTTCAAAATGGTGTGAATTTAAAATTAGAGAGCAGGGTTAAAGCCATAACTAATATGGGGGAATGCTATGAAATAGCCACCGTTAAGGAAAGGATTAGAAGCAGGTATATAATAAATTGTGCTGGCTTGTTCGCAGACGAAATAAATAATATGGTGTCATCACCATCATTTAAAATTTGTCCTAAAAGGGGAGAGTACTTTGTGCTAGATAAAAGTGGGGGTAATCTATTAAAACATGTTATCTTTCAGGCACAAAAAAAGTCAATAAAGGGGGTAAATGTACTACCTACTATAGATGGAAATTTGTTGGTTGGGCCATCGGGTGATGAAATAGATGATAAAACAGACCTTAGAACCACTATGGAACAGCTACATATTATTAGGGAAAATGCTAAATGGACAAGTAAAATGATTCCCTTCGACGAAACCATCAAAACCTTTGCGGGATTGAGACCTAAACTTGAACTATATAATAAAAACTTAGAAACCGGTGAAATAGAGGTAGATGATTCCTTTGGTGATTTCATCATAGAGGAATCCAAGGATGCTAAGGGATTTATAAATGTTGCAGGAATAAAGTCTCCTGGACTGACGGCATCACCTGCTATTGCACAGCATGTAATTAATATAATAAAGGACATTATGGGAGAATTAAGACCAAGGCCTATGTTTAATCCTGTGCGAGAAAGAATAATACGCTTTAGGGATTTAAAGGATGAAGATAAAGAAGCATTGATTCAAAAAGATCCTAGATATGGGAATGTTGTTTGTAGGTGTCAACGTATAACCGAAGGAGAAATTGTTGATAGTATCCATAGAAAAGTAGGGGCAACTACCGTTGATGGAGTGAAGAAAAGAGTCGGTACGACCATGGGTAGATGTCAAGGAAGCTTTTGTGAACTGAAAATCATGAAAATTCTTGCTAGAGAATTAAAAAAGGATATTAAAGACATAAGAAAAAATGAACATGGTTCGTATATTATACCCCATGAAACAAAATAATCGGATGAAGTGATGACCCATGACATTGCTATTGTTTATTGAATAATATCCACAAATTACCTAGTATCTAAGTGAAAATCGGGTTAAAAATAGATATGAGGTGATTTATAATGAAAAAGAAAAGAAAGAAGAAAAACAATGAAGAAAATTTTTTCAATGAAATGGCATATGAGATGGCAGGAGATATTGGAGCCGTTGATAATGAAGAAATGTTAAATAATGAAAAGCTTATTTCAGTGAAGAATACTAATAGTAGAAAAAATAGGGAAAAATAATATTTATAAATTTTAATGGAAGCTGGTAAAAATCACAGCTTCCATTTTATGTTTATGTTAATTATTACCAATGATAATAGTCCCCTAAATAATTATTTTAACCCGTATTCTATAGCAAAATAATTATTATGGGGGAGTTTTAATATGAAAATAGTAGCGTCCTATCTATATCCGGACTTTTCGTATAAAAGAAAATATAATAACTATAGTCCAAAAAAATCCGTTAAGAAAAACGAAAAAACCTTTGAGGAATATTTAAAAAATTCAAGTCAACAAATTAATAAAGATAATCATAATAATAGAGGAAATTGCGTAACTCTTACTTGGCAGAATTGCATAATACATATGGTATGGCTTTGAAGAATTTTAGACTACATATGGTAGATAGTTTTTGTAGAAGGTAATTATGCAATTTGCTCAATAGAAAAGTAATATAGTATTTTTAAAAGTATTATCAAGAGTAGAATTTTTAATCTACTCTATTTTTTTGTCTATATTAGTTATAAATAATAGTGTTCTATCTAGAATAATGATGAAATTTCTATTATAATAGTTTCTAGACTTATAAGGATAACCAAAAGCTTAGAACTTTTTACTTAGAACTACAAAGCGTCGTGAGACGTCTTTGTCAATATATGGAGTGATTTAAATGATGGGTAGAACCCACTATACTATTGGTGTTTTATATTATCTTTTATTTTGTATGATACCAATATTTACGGTAATTGAATTCTCAGATTTTAGTAATATGATTGTTTGTATCTTAGCCGCAGCTATAGGAGCGGTATTTCCAGATGCTGATTCAGACCACAGTTTAATAAATAGTAGAAACCCGGTTTTCAAGACCTCTAATAAAGTGGTGAATCATTATAAGCAACTACTAAAAAAGGTTTTTGCTTTCATTTTTTTTAGTATTCCTGCTTTTATTATTGGCATATATATGTATCGAAATAGTAGATACCCAATAGGGCTTTTAGTTTTTGTATTTATATTACTTATAATGTCAATGAAGGGATCTAGTATAGGAGAAAAAATATACATACCTATTTTAACTGAAGGATTAAAGGCAATAAATACCGGGGCATCTAGGATAAAAAAAGTTTTTATGATGTTAATATACTTTGGTGTTGGTATTGCTTGTATTTACTTTGGTAAAGGAAATATACAAGCACTGATATGGGGTCTTATATTTATAGTTATAGCAATATTTCCCCATAGAACCTTTTTACATTCACCGGAAGGTCTTATTTTAGTTACTGTTGGGGTAAAGTTTTTGCAAGAAAAAATAATGATTCCAAATATATCTACAGCTTTTTTTATTGGCTATTTCAGCCATCTATATCTGGCAGATATTTTTACAAATAGTGGGATACCCTTATCTGTATTACCATTGATACTAAAAAAAATAAGGATACATGATGTATTAAAAAAAAGTAAGATATATATGGTATTATATAATATTCTTGATACAAAACTAGCTATACCCTTAGTTAAAACCGGGAGTAAGTTGGGAAGCATAATCGAGGGTATTTATGTTTTTATATTGTTCGTTCTTGTATTTTTTATAATGATAAAGAATAGGGTATTATAACCCAAAGAAAAATAATAAAGTAAAAATTAAAGTTTGAAACAGGATAGGGTGTTTGTATCCTGTTTTTCGATATTTTTGATGTAAGAATATAGAAAGTAGACTATAATATATGTATAGTAAAACTTAATCGTTTTAATTGAATGTCTATGGTTTAATAAATAATAAATAAATGGGAATGGTGAAAATATGTTGTTTAATGATAAAAATGAGACTATTAATGAAATTGAGCAAAGAGCCATATTAGTGGGAATAAATTTTGGTAGGAAAGATGAAATACCTATTGAAGAATCAATGGAGGAACTTAAAGAACTAAGTAGGGCCGCCGGTGCAGAGGTTGTAGATATGGTCATCCAAAACAAAGCAAAGGTTGATTCTGCATATTTTATAGGTAAAGGAAAAGCTGAAGAAATAAAAATGATGTGTACCGCATTTGACGCTAATACCGTTATTTTTAATGATGAATTGTCAGCTTCTCAGATTAGAAATCTAGAGGCAATCCTTGAGGTGTCAATTATTGATAGAACAACTCTAATATTAGATATTTTTGCTAGAAGGGCTGAAACTAGGGAAGCAAAGCTTCAGGTAGAAATAGCTCAATTAAGATATAGACTTCCGAGACTGGTGGGCTTAGGAAGATCACTATCAAGGACTGGAGCAGGTATAGGAACTAGGGGGCCAGGGGAACAAAAGTTGGAGCTAGATAGAAGAAGAATTTTAGATAGAATAAGTGATATAAAAAAGCAAATAGAAGAAGTTAAAAAAAATAGGGAAGTACAAAGGGCAAAAAGAAACAAGAGCCATGTGCCTGTGGTTTCCCTTGTGGGGTATACCAATGCAGGTAAGTCTACCCTTATGAACAAATTACTTGATTTAAGTATAGGGGAATCAGAAAGTAAAAAGGTTTATTCAGAGGATATGTTGTTTGCTACATTAGATACCTTCCATAGAAGGATAGTTTTAGATGATAAAAAGGAGTTTGTTTTAACAGATACAGTTGGTTTTGTAAGTAAATTGCCCCATCATCTTGTTAAGGCATTTAAAGCAACCCTTGAGGAGGTCGTGGAGGCGGATTTGTTAATCCATGTTGTCGATTCCTCCAATGATAATTATGAGATGCAGATGAATGTAACGAATGAAGTTTTAAAGGATTTGAATACTTT is a genomic window containing:
- a CDS encoding NAD(P)/FAD-dependent oxidoreductase, with translation MYDIAIVGAGVIGAFIARELSRYDLRVVLIEKDGDVANGITKANTAIIHSGYNPRVGTLKARLNRMANPMFERLCEDLDVPFKRIGSLLIAFDDEGMEKVIDRYERGLINNIKDIRILSKDQILELEPLISTNVIGGLYAPSTGIIGPWELTIALVENAVQNGVNLKLESRVKAITNMGECYEIATVKERIRSRYIINCAGLFADEINNMVSSPSFKICPKRGEYFVLDKSGGNLLKHVIFQAQKKSIKGVNVLPTIDGNLLVGPSGDEIDDKTDLRTTMEQLHIIRENAKWTSKMIPFDETIKTFAGLRPKLELYNKNLETGEIEVDDSFGDFIIEESKDAKGFINVAGIKSPGLTASPAIAQHVINIIKDIMGELRPRPMFNPVRERIIRFRDLKDEDKEALIQKDPRYGNVVCRCQRITEGEIVDSIHRKVGATTVDGVKKRVGTTMGRCQGSFCELKIMKILARELKKDIKDIRKNEHGSYIIPHETK
- a CDS encoding metal-dependent hydrolase — encoded protein: MMGRTHYTIGVLYYLLFCMIPIFTVIEFSDFSNMIVCILAAAIGAVFPDADSDHSLINSRNPVFKTSNKVVNHYKQLLKKVFAFIFFSIPAFIIGIYMYRNSRYPIGLLVFVFILLIMSMKGSSIGEKIYIPILTEGLKAINTGASRIKKVFMMLIYFGVGIACIYFGKGNIQALIWGLIFIVIAIFPHRTFLHSPEGLILVTVGVKFLQEKIMIPNISTAFFIGYFSHLYLADIFTNSGIPLSVLPLILKKIRIHDVLKKSKIYMVLYNILDTKLAIPLVKTGSKLGSIIEGIYVFILFVLVFFIMIKNRVL
- the hflX gene encoding GTPase HflX, with product MFNDKNETINEIEQRAILVGINFGRKDEIPIEESMEELKELSRAAGAEVVDMVIQNKAKVDSAYFIGKGKAEEIKMMCTAFDANTVIFNDELSASQIRNLEAILEVSIIDRTTLILDIFARRAETREAKLQVEIAQLRYRLPRLVGLGRSLSRTGAGIGTRGPGEQKLELDRRRILDRISDIKKQIEEVKKNREVQRAKRNKSHVPVVSLVGYTNAGKSTLMNKLLDLSIGESESKKVYSEDMLFATLDTFHRRIVLDDKKEFVLTDTVGFVSKLPHHLVKAFKATLEEVVEADLLIHVVDSSNDNYEMQMNVTNEVLKDLNTLNNPMIYAFNKCDKDINDTLGKSKDAVFISALTGYGIEELIKSIKKHVFKDMINCKMLIPYEKGHIYSYLHEKTKVDNVKYEEKGTYLEAELNEADYNKYKSYIIGN